A single genomic interval of Gopherus evgoodei ecotype Sinaloan lineage unplaced genomic scaffold, rGopEvg1_v1.p scaffold_92_arrow_ctg1, whole genome shotgun sequence harbors:
- the LOC115644147 gene encoding olfactory receptor 10A7-like, producing MKTSQETVGRNSTTITRFILLGFSDIPSLQHLFFLVFLVTYIVTLAGNLLIIVLTLADPALHTPMYFFLRNLSFLEMCYTSVNVSKMLGNLLSGDKAISFIGCAMQTYFSFFLGESECFFLASMAYHHYVPMCKPLHYPVVMNRKLSTGLAAGSWLTGLLMSFGLTSMVFILPFCRSHEIKHFFCDIPPLLKQACGDTSRNEMAVFMLAMSFVTFPFMLILMSYVCIISIILRMPSGEGRRKSFSTSSSHLVVVTLFYGSACIMYMKPNSSYSPDTDKFLSLSYTVITSMLNPIIYSLRNKEVKGAFWRMVRR from the coding sequence aTGAAAACTAGCCAAGAAACAGTGGGAAGAAACAGCACGACAATCACTAGATTCATTCTCCTGGGCTTTTCTGACATTCCCAGCCTGcagcatttattttttttggtgtttCTGGTCACCTACATAGTCACCTTGGCTGGAAACCTTCTAATCATTGTCCTCACATTGGCTGACCCAGCCCTTcatacccccatgtacttcttcctcaggAACCTGTCCTTCCTGGAGATGTGCTACACATCAGTTAATGTCTCCAAGATGCTTGGAAATCTGCTCTCTGGGGATAAAGCCATCTCTTTCATTGGCTGTGCTATGCAAAcctatttctcttttttccttggtGAGTCAGAGTGTTTTTTCTTGGCGTCCATGGCCTACCACCACTATGTTCCAATGTGCAAGCCTCTGCATTACCCCGTGGTTATGAACAGGAAGCTGTCCACTGGACTGGCTGCTGGATCCTGGCTCACTGGTCTCCTCATGTCCTTTGGTCTCACCAGCATGGTATTCATCCTACCCTTCTGCAGATCCCACGAGATTaaacatttcttctgtgacatccctCCACTGCTGAAGCAGGCGTGTGGAGACACCTCCCGCAATGAAATGGCTGTCTTCATGCTGGCTATGTCCTTTGTCACCTTTCCCTTCATGCTGATCCTCATGTCCTACGTCTGCATCATCTCCATCATCCTGAGGATGCCAtctggggagggcaggaggaagtccttctccacctcctcctcacaCCTCGTCGTGGTGACACTGTTCTATGGCTCGGCTTGCATTATGTATATGAAGCCCAATTCCTCCTACTCACCAGACACAGacaagtttctctctctgtcctacACGGTCATCACGtccatgttaaaccccatcatctacagcctgaggaacaaggaggtgaagggAGCATTCTGGAGAATGGTGAGGAGATGA
- the LOC115644148 gene encoding olfactory receptor 10A2-like yields MKTSQETVGRNSTTITRFILLGFSDIPSLQHLFFLVFLVTYIVTLAGNLLIIVLTLADPALHTPMYFFLRNLSFLEMCYTSVNVPKMLRNLLSGDKTISFIGCAMQTYFTFFLGGSECFLLVSMAYDRYVAICKPLHYPVVMNRKVSTGLAAGSWLSGLLMSFGLTSTVFILPFCRSHEINHFFCDIPPLLKLACGDTSRNEMAVFMMALFFVTVPFMLILMSYVCIISTILRVPSRAGRRKSFSTCSSHLMVVTLFFGSACIMYLKPNSSYSPDTDKFLSLSYTVITPMLNPIIYSLRNKEVKDAFWRMVGRRRFC; encoded by the coding sequence aTGAAAACTAGCCAAGAAACAGTGGGAAGAAACAGCACGACAATCACTAGATTCATTCTCCTGGGCTTTTCTGACATTCCCAGCCTGcagcatttattttttttggtgtttCTGGTCACCTACATAGTCACCTTGGCTGGAAACCTTCTAATCATTGTCCTCACACTGGCTGACCCAGCCCTTCATACCCCTATGTACTTCTTCCTCAGGAACCTGTCCTTCCTGGAGATGTGCTACACATCAGTCAATGTCCCCAAGATGCTTAGGAATCTGCTCTCTGGGGATAAAACCATCTCTTTCATTGGCTGTGCTATGCAAACCTATTTCACCTTTTTCCTTGGTGGCTCAGAGTGTTTTCTCCTGGTGTCCATGGCCTATGATCGCTATGTTGCAATATGCAAGCCTCTGCATTACCCCGTGGTTATGAACAGGAAGGTGTCCACTGGACTGGCTGCGGGATCCTGGCTCAGTGGTCTCCTCATGTCCTTTGGTCTCACCAGCACGGTATTCATCCTACCCTTCTGCAGATCCCATGAGATtaatcatttcttctgtgacatccctCCACTGCTGAAGCTGGCTTGTGGAGACACCTCACGCAACGAAATGGCTGTCTTCATGATGGCTTTGTTCTTTGTTACTGTCCCCTTCATGCTGATTCTCATGTCCTATGTctgcatcatctccaccatcctgagagtCCCCTCCAGGGCAGGCAGGAGGAAGtctttctccacctgctcctcacacCTCATGGTGGTTACATTGTTCTTTGGCTCTGCTTGCATTATGTATCTGAAGCCCAATTCCTCCTACTCACCAGACACAGacaagtttctctctctgtcctacACGGTCATCACacccatgctaaaccccatcatctacagcctgaggaacaaagaggtgaaggacGCCTTCTGGAGAATGGTGGGCAGAAGAAGATTCTGTTGA